A stretch of the Archangium violaceum genome encodes the following:
- the grpE gene encoding nucleotide exchange factor GrpE: protein MAGSNRDEKGSIQADISQDVIDAALKSVERRAQPPPEDEGVPEGMRTLEVDLPEGGLTLEVDVPASVFGEAVSEAEAESGASALRAALHESHRELGEVRQQLEQARRELEEARAQLELSQSKSRETMERLKESHERALRATADLENYKKRAQKEKEEIQKFGSERLLKDFLPVIDNLDRAMEAAQKSADFESLRTGVEMTRKLFESTFGKHGVKGFSAVGQPFDPRLHEAMQQVESAEVPAGHVLYEAVRGYTLNERLMRPALVVVARAPATTSDEQTGTTPKGSE from the coding sequence GTGGCCGGCTCGAACCGTGACGAGAAGGGCAGCATCCAGGCAGATATCTCCCAGGACGTCATCGACGCTGCGTTGAAGAGCGTCGAGCGTCGGGCCCAACCCCCACCGGAGGACGAGGGGGTGCCCGAGGGCATGAGGACGTTGGAAGTGGACCTGCCGGAGGGCGGGTTGACCCTGGAGGTGGACGTTCCCGCGTCCGTCTTCGGGGAAGCCGTGTCCGAGGCCGAGGCCGAGTCGGGCGCCAGCGCGCTCCGGGCCGCGCTGCATGAGTCCCATCGCGAGCTGGGCGAGGTGCGCCAGCAGCTGGAGCAGGCGCGCCGTGAGCTGGAGGAGGCTCGCGCGCAGCTCGAGCTCAGCCAGTCCAAGAGCCGCGAGACGATGGAGCGCCTCAAGGAGAGCCACGAGCGGGCCCTGCGCGCCACGGCCGACCTGGAGAACTACAAGAAGCGCGCCCAGAAGGAGAAGGAGGAGATCCAGAAGTTCGGCTCCGAGCGCCTGCTCAAGGACTTCCTCCCGGTGATCGACAACCTGGACCGCGCGATGGAGGCGGCCCAGAAGTCCGCCGACTTCGAGAGCCTGCGCACGGGCGTGGAGATGACGCGCAAGCTCTTCGAGAGCACGTTCGGCAAGCACGGCGTGAAGGGCTTCTCCGCCGTTGGCCAGCCGTTCGACCCGCGCCTGCACGAGGCCATGCAGCAGGTGGAGAGCGCCGAGGTGCCCGCGGGCCACGTCCTCTACGAGGCCGTGCGCGGCTACACGCTCAACGAGCGGCTCATGCGGCCCGCGCTGGTCGTGGTGGCACGCGCGCCGGCGACAACTTCTGACGAACAGACCGGAACCACTCCCAAGGGGAGCGAGTAG
- a CDS encoding branched-chain amino acid ABC transporter permease has translation MAQLLQHLINGIAAGTIYALVALGYTMVYGVLKLINFAHGDVMMVGVYMGYSTAFLLGRQTQSTPWGVLVIFLVAMAGCALMGFLIERFAYRPLRDKPRLTALITAIGISFALSYGFQLDIGFLPGSAPRAFPQIIKPAQWFTVGDPEFPDVVLWNWQVISLMLAVGLMVGLQYLVYRTRFGRAMRAVSFDHRVAALMGIPTDRVISLTFMIGSALAAGAGLLYAIKDTSVSPLMGLYVGLKAFVAAVIGGIGNVPGAMVGGLLLGLVEEFVVGYAASTWRDAVAFGFLILVLLVRPGGLFGRVAAEKV, from the coding sequence ATGGCCCAGCTCCTCCAGCACCTCATCAACGGCATCGCCGCGGGCACCATCTACGCGCTCGTCGCGCTCGGCTACACGATGGTGTACGGCGTGCTCAAGCTCATCAACTTCGCCCACGGCGACGTGATGATGGTTGGCGTGTACATGGGCTACTCGACGGCCTTCCTGCTCGGGCGTCAGACGCAGAGCACCCCCTGGGGGGTGCTGGTCATCTTCCTGGTGGCCATGGCGGGTTGCGCGCTCATGGGGTTCCTCATCGAGCGCTTCGCCTACCGGCCGCTGCGCGACAAGCCCCGGCTCACCGCGCTCATCACGGCCATCGGCATCTCGTTCGCGCTCTCGTACGGCTTCCAGCTGGACATCGGCTTCCTGCCGGGCTCGGCGCCGCGCGCCTTCCCTCAAATCATCAAGCCGGCGCAGTGGTTCACCGTCGGAGACCCCGAGTTCCCGGACGTGGTGCTGTGGAACTGGCAGGTCATCTCCCTGATGTTGGCGGTGGGGCTGATGGTGGGCCTGCAGTACCTCGTCTACCGCACGCGCTTCGGGCGGGCGATGCGGGCGGTCTCCTTCGACCACCGCGTGGCGGCGCTCATGGGCATCCCCACCGACCGGGTCATCTCGCTGACGTTCATGATTGGCAGCGCGCTGGCCGCGGGGGCGGGTCTGCTGTACGCCATCAAGGACACGTCGGTGAGCCCGCTGATGGGCCTGTACGTGGGCCTGAAGGCCTTCGTGGCGGCGGTCATCGGTGGCATCGGCAACGTGCCGGGAGCCATGGTGGGCGGCCTGCTGCTGGGGCTGGTGGAGGAGTTCGTGGTGGGCTACGCGGCGAGTACCTGGCGTGACGCGGTGGCCTTCGGCTTCCTCATCCTCGTGCTGCTCGTCCGGCCCGGCGGTCTGTTCGGCCGTGTCGCGGCGGAGAAGGTCTGA
- a CDS encoding ABC transporter ATP-binding protein: MSEAQVQLLGERQEFPPLLSVDGVKVSYGAIQALKGVTLKVGKGEVVALIGANGAGKTSTLRAVSGMLKPVGGRITFGGEDTTGAKAHTLVPRGMAHAPEGRGIFPNLTVLENLELGAYLRNDAEGIAADMEKSYTLFPRLKDRRKQLAGTLSGGEQQMLAIARALLSRPKLLLLDEPSLGLAPQVTETIFRNLKDVNASGVSILLVEQNAHLALNFAHYGYVLETGEVVMAGPGRALLESPEIRKAYLGE, from the coding sequence GTGAGCGAGGCGCAGGTGCAACTGCTGGGCGAGCGCCAGGAGTTCCCGCCGCTGCTGTCGGTGGACGGGGTGAAGGTGTCCTATGGGGCCATCCAGGCGCTCAAGGGCGTGACGCTGAAGGTGGGCAAGGGCGAGGTGGTGGCGCTCATCGGCGCCAACGGAGCGGGGAAGACGAGCACGCTGCGCGCGGTGAGCGGGATGCTCAAGCCGGTGGGTGGGCGCATCACCTTCGGGGGCGAGGACACGACGGGAGCGAAGGCGCACACGCTGGTGCCGCGCGGCATGGCGCACGCGCCCGAGGGCCGGGGCATCTTCCCCAACCTGACGGTGCTGGAGAACCTGGAGCTGGGTGCCTACCTGCGCAATGACGCGGAGGGCATCGCGGCGGACATGGAGAAGAGCTACACGCTCTTCCCGCGGCTGAAGGACAGACGCAAGCAGCTGGCGGGGACGCTGTCGGGAGGCGAGCAGCAGATGCTGGCGATTGCCCGCGCGCTGCTGAGCCGGCCCAAGCTGCTGTTGCTCGACGAGCCGTCGCTGGGGCTGGCGCCGCAGGTGACGGAGACGATCTTCCGCAACCTGAAGGACGTGAACGCCTCGGGGGTGAGCATCCTGCTGGTGGAGCAGAACGCGCACCTGGCGTTGAACTTCGCCCATTACGGCTACGTGCTGGAGACGGGCGAGGTGGTGATGGCGGGTCCGGGCAGGGCGCTGCTGGAGAGCCCGGAGATCCGCAAGGCCTACCTCGGCGAGTAG
- a CDS encoding DUF4476 domain-containing protein, translated as MTVPALAQGTSADAQPTALIPPMPGRPSHGHPGPPGRPPTQGTPVVVDRDALMQQLSSINEKLAIATGRAKKDKQLQKLLDGARAELKETGRQVSNAPLAQTPRPPPAPPPPQPTVHPISDAMLRSLTTAIRNEPFADDQLNVLGEATSTQYFLVSQAQQILRLFSFSSDRLKAMRMLRPRLLDLDNGFKLYEAFDYSSDKDELKRILATQTP; from the coding sequence TTGACGGTCCCAGCCCTGGCCCAAGGCACCAGCGCGGATGCGCAACCCACCGCCCTGATCCCGCCCATGCCGGGCCGTCCGTCCCACGGCCACCCCGGCCCCCCGGGCCGTCCGCCCACGCAGGGCACCCCCGTGGTGGTGGACCGCGACGCGCTGATGCAGCAGCTCTCCAGCATCAACGAGAAGCTCGCCATCGCCACGGGCCGGGCGAAGAAGGACAAGCAGCTGCAGAAGCTGCTCGACGGCGCGCGCGCGGAGCTCAAGGAGACGGGCCGCCAGGTGTCGAACGCCCCGCTGGCGCAGACTCCGCGCCCCCCCCCCGCGCCCCCGCCGCCGCAGCCCACGGTGCATCCCATCTCCGACGCCATGCTGCGCTCGCTGACGACGGCCATCCGCAACGAGCCCTTCGCGGATGACCAGCTCAACGTGCTGGGGGAGGCGACGTCCACCCAGTACTTCCTGGTGTCCCAGGCGCAGCAGATTCTCCGCCTCTTCAGCTTCTCCAGCGACCGGCTGAAGGCCATGCGCATGCTGCGCCCGCGCCTGCTGGACCTGGACAACGGCTTCAAGCTGTACGAGGCCTTCGACTATTCCAGCGACAAGGATGAGCTCAAGCGCATCCTCGCGACGCAGACGCCGTAG
- the dnaK gene encoding molecular chaperone DnaK, which yields MGKVIGIDLGTTNSCVAVMEGGEPVVIPNSEGSRTTPSMVGFTESGERLVGQIAKRQAITNPENTVFAVKRLIGRKFDSPEAKKAISVSPFRVAPSPNGDAWVEIRGKGYSPPEISAIVLMKMKQTAEDYLGEPVTEAVITVPAYFNDSQRQATKDAGRIAGLNVLRIINEPTAAALAYGLDKVGNTTAERIAVYDLGGGTFDISILELSSGVFEVKSTNGDTFLGGEDFDQRLIDFLAKRFAEQNNGLDLRKDRMALQRLKEAAERAKHELSSATETEVNLPFITADATGPKHLTETVERSTFEALVADLVERSIEPCRIALKDAGVTAQQIHQVLLVGGMTRMPAVQQKVKEFFGKEPHKGINPDEVVAVGAAIQGGVLKGEVKDVLLLDVTPLSLGVETAGGVFTKIIDKNTTIPCKKGQVFSTAVDNQPLVSVHVLQGEREMAADNKTLARFELVGIPPAPRGVPQIEVSFDIDANGIVHVSAKDLGTGKVQQVRVVGNSGLSEAEIQAMISDAQANQSSDKVKKELAELRNNSDSLIYTTEKSLEEYGNVLQEKDLAEIKADVDRLKELLKGSDPSAIKEAYQQLETSAYRIADALYADQSKSGS from the coding sequence ATGGGCAAGGTGATTGGAATCGATCTGGGGACGACGAACTCGTGTGTCGCCGTCATGGAGGGCGGCGAGCCGGTGGTCATCCCCAATAGCGAGGGTAGCCGCACCACTCCGTCGATGGTGGGCTTCACCGAGTCCGGGGAGCGGCTGGTGGGCCAGATTGCCAAGCGGCAGGCCATCACCAACCCGGAGAACACGGTGTTCGCCGTCAAGCGGCTCATCGGCCGCAAGTTCGACTCGCCCGAGGCCAAGAAGGCCATCAGCGTGAGCCCCTTCCGGGTGGCGCCCAGTCCCAACGGGGACGCCTGGGTGGAGATCCGCGGCAAGGGCTACAGCCCGCCGGAGATCAGCGCCATCGTGCTGATGAAGATGAAGCAGACGGCGGAGGACTACCTCGGCGAGCCCGTCACCGAGGCGGTCATCACCGTCCCCGCCTACTTCAACGACAGCCAGCGCCAGGCCACCAAGGACGCGGGCCGCATCGCCGGCCTCAACGTGCTGCGCATCATCAACGAGCCCACGGCCGCGGCGCTCGCCTACGGCCTGGACAAGGTGGGCAACACCACCGCCGAGCGCATCGCCGTCTACGACCTGGGCGGTGGCACGTTCGATATCTCCATCCTGGAGCTCAGCTCGGGCGTCTTCGAGGTCAAGAGCACCAACGGCGACACCTTCCTCGGCGGTGAGGACTTCGACCAGCGCCTCATCGACTTCCTGGCCAAACGCTTCGCCGAGCAGAACAACGGCCTGGACCTGCGCAAGGACCGCATGGCGCTGCAGCGCCTGAAGGAGGCCGCCGAGCGCGCCAAGCACGAGCTGTCCAGCGCGACGGAGACGGAGGTCAACCTCCCCTTCATCACCGCGGACGCCACGGGCCCCAAGCACCTCACCGAGACGGTCGAGCGCAGCACCTTCGAGGCGCTGGTGGCCGACCTGGTGGAGCGCTCCATCGAGCCGTGCCGCATCGCGCTCAAGGACGCCGGTGTCACCGCGCAGCAGATCCACCAGGTGCTGCTGGTGGGTGGCATGACGCGCATGCCGGCGGTGCAGCAGAAGGTGAAGGAGTTCTTCGGCAAGGAGCCGCACAAGGGCATCAACCCGGACGAGGTCGTCGCCGTGGGCGCGGCCATCCAGGGTGGCGTGCTCAAGGGCGAGGTGAAGGACGTCCTCCTGCTGGACGTGACGCCGCTGTCGCTGGGCGTGGAGACGGCCGGCGGTGTCTTCACGAAGATCATCGACAAGAACACCACCATCCCCTGCAAGAAGGGCCAGGTGTTCTCCACCGCGGTGGACAACCAGCCGCTCGTGTCCGTCCACGTGCTCCAGGGCGAGCGCGAGATGGCGGCGGACAACAAGACGCTGGCCCGCTTCGAGCTGGTGGGCATCCCCCCGGCGCCCCGCGGCGTGCCGCAGATCGAGGTCTCCTTCGACATCGACGCCAACGGCATCGTGCACGTGAGCGCCAAGGACCTGGGCACCGGCAAGGTCCAGCAGGTGCGCGTGGTGGGCAACTCCGGCCTCTCCGAGGCGGAGATCCAGGCGATGATCTCCGACGCCCAGGCCAACCAGTCCAGCGACAAGGTGAAGAAGGAGCTGGCCGAGCTGCGCAACAACTCCGACTCGCTCATCTACACCACCGAGAAGAGCCTGGAGGAGTACGGCAACGTGCTCCAGGAGAAGGACCTCGCGGAGATCAAGGCCGACGTGGACCGGCTCAAGGAACTGCTCAAGGGCTCGGATCCATCCGCCATCAAGGAGGCCTACCAGCAGCTGGAGACGAGCGCCTACCGCATCGCGGACGCCCTCTACGCGGACCAGTCGAAGTCGGGCTCCTGA
- a CDS encoding ABC transporter substrate-binding protein: MRRFAPMLLTAFALFAAGCEKKSQPAPSGEGGQAAQPAAAGGAPADSNTILLGQVGSLTGAQATFGVSTRNGIELAIKQANDAGGVKGKKIAVRVYDNQSKPEEAAQATTRLITQDKVVIILGDVASSNSLAMAEKAQSAGVPMITPASTNPSVTEKGEYIFRICFIDPFQGFVMAKFAREHLKAEQVAILQDNKSAYSIGLTDVFQGKFTELGGKITTLESYSQGDTDFRAQLTAIKKTKPQAIYVPGYYSDVGIIARQARELGLMVPLMGGDGWDSEKLFELAGNALDGSYFSNHYSPENPEPHVQKFIAQYKAAYGSVPDALAALGYDAARVAIAAIERARDLSGPAIRDAIAQTQDFQGVAGTISLDKNRNAVKSAAILKVGDGKAQFVTTINP, encoded by the coding sequence ATGCGCCGTTTCGCTCCGATGCTCCTCACCGCGTTCGCGCTGTTCGCGGCCGGCTGCGAGAAGAAGTCCCAACCCGCTCCTTCCGGTGAGGGCGGCCAGGCTGCCCAGCCGGCGGCCGCCGGGGGTGCTCCCGCCGACTCGAACACCATCCTGCTCGGACAGGTGGGAAGCCTCACCGGCGCCCAGGCCACCTTTGGCGTGTCCACCCGCAATGGTATCGAGCTGGCCATCAAGCAGGCCAACGACGCCGGTGGGGTGAAGGGCAAGAAGATCGCCGTGCGCGTCTACGACAACCAGAGCAAGCCCGAGGAGGCCGCCCAGGCGACCACGCGCCTCATCACCCAGGACAAGGTGGTGATCATCCTCGGCGATGTGGCCTCGTCCAACTCCCTGGCCATGGCGGAGAAGGCCCAGTCGGCCGGGGTGCCGATGATCACGCCCGCCTCCACCAACCCCTCCGTCACGGAGAAGGGTGAATACATCTTCCGCATCTGCTTCATCGACCCCTTCCAGGGATTCGTGATGGCGAAGTTCGCCCGCGAGCACCTCAAGGCGGAGCAGGTCGCCATCCTCCAGGACAACAAGAGCGCCTACTCCATCGGCCTCACGGACGTGTTCCAGGGCAAGTTCACGGAGTTGGGCGGGAAGATCACCACCCTGGAGAGCTACTCCCAGGGCGACACGGACTTCCGCGCGCAGCTCACCGCCATCAAGAAGACGAAGCCGCAGGCCATCTACGTGCCGGGCTACTACAGCGATGTGGGCATCATCGCCCGCCAGGCGCGCGAGCTGGGCCTGATGGTGCCGCTGATGGGCGGCGATGGCTGGGACTCGGAGAAGCTGTTCGAGCTCGCGGGCAACGCGCTGGATGGCAGCTACTTCTCCAACCACTACTCGCCGGAGAACCCGGAGCCGCACGTGCAGAAGTTCATCGCGCAGTACAAGGCGGCCTACGGCAGCGTGCCGGACGCGCTGGCGGCGCTCGGTTATGACGCGGCCAGGGTGGCGATCGCCGCCATCGAGCGGGCCAGGGATTTGAGCGGCCCGGCCATCCGTGATGCCATTGCCCAGACCCAGGACTTCCAGGGAGTGGCCGGCACCATCTCGCTGGACAAGAACCGCAACGCGGTGAAGTCGGCGGCGATCCTCAAGGTCGGCGACGGCAAGGCCCAGTTCGTCACCACCATCAATCCGTAA
- a CDS encoding serine/threonine-protein kinase: MGTVEFPSLDAEVAFLRGLTAVVRMADDILEDCLERGLDLDAAVDVFLTQCARLVHASAGFVCLRGSSGPVLTRVLGQLAVDVFEAASWKGPRRLPDGRMLFCAPLALGKLEMGTLGLVVEGCFDDGGRLVMKLVEAIGDQLDNAVLAFLALTDGRSVLERLDDMAPVDDPVTGPRGRIGRYELVTPLGTGGMAQVLVARTRGPEGLGRLVALKRILPHLSSDPDIVKQFLDEARIGLRLSHPNLVTFYDFGESQGAYYLVMELVRGVDFDRLLKTTKPSPAVTVAIVVQALHGLHAAHLARGEDGVPLNLVHRDLSPHNLMVGFDGRVKVLDFGVAKARAQRTVTLPGIVKGKPLYMSPEQARGSRLDARSDLFSMGLILYEAFTGVRAFDRGDELESMHAICDDRLGRPSSMSLPVWEVLEVALSKHPEHRFASALQMAEALAEACPPAREGEVGRLMAMHFPERLRGFERLERVHLSSGSSASTSPAPTRLRAAAPDRTGR, translated from the coding sequence ATGGGCACCGTGGAATTCCCCTCGCTCGACGCCGAAGTCGCCTTCCTGCGCGGCCTGACCGCCGTGGTGCGGATGGCCGATGACATCCTCGAGGACTGCCTGGAGCGGGGCCTCGACCTGGATGCGGCGGTGGATGTCTTCCTCACCCAGTGTGCGCGGCTGGTGCATGCCTCGGCGGGCTTCGTCTGCCTCCGGGGCTCCTCGGGTCCCGTGCTCACCCGGGTGTTGGGTCAGCTCGCCGTGGACGTGTTCGAGGCCGCGAGCTGGAAGGGCCCTCGCCGCCTGCCCGATGGGCGGATGCTCTTCTGCGCCCCCCTGGCGCTCGGCAAGCTGGAGATGGGCACGCTGGGGCTGGTGGTGGAGGGGTGCTTCGATGACGGCGGCCGGCTGGTGATGAAGCTGGTGGAGGCCATCGGGGATCAGCTCGACAACGCGGTGCTGGCCTTCCTGGCGCTGACCGACGGCCGGAGCGTGCTGGAGCGGCTGGACGACATGGCTCCCGTGGATGACCCGGTCACGGGGCCGCGTGGCCGCATCGGCCGCTACGAGCTGGTGACTCCCCTGGGGACGGGCGGCATGGCGCAGGTGCTGGTGGCGCGCACGCGAGGACCCGAAGGGCTCGGGCGGCTGGTGGCGCTCAAGCGGATTCTTCCGCACCTGTCCTCGGACCCCGACATCGTGAAGCAGTTCCTGGACGAGGCCCGCATCGGGCTGCGGCTGTCGCACCCCAACCTCGTCACCTTCTACGACTTCGGCGAGTCGCAGGGCGCCTACTACCTGGTGATGGAGCTGGTGCGTGGAGTGGACTTCGACCGGCTGTTGAAGACCACGAAGCCCTCGCCGGCCGTGACGGTGGCCATCGTGGTGCAGGCGCTGCACGGGCTGCACGCGGCCCACCTGGCGCGAGGCGAGGACGGGGTACCGCTGAACCTGGTGCACCGGGACTTGTCGCCGCACAACCTGATGGTGGGCTTCGACGGACGGGTGAAGGTGCTGGACTTCGGCGTGGCCAAGGCGCGAGCCCAGCGCACGGTGACGCTGCCGGGCATCGTGAAGGGCAAGCCGCTCTACATGTCGCCCGAGCAGGCGAGGGGCAGCCGCCTGGACGCGCGCAGCGACCTCTTCTCCATGGGCCTCATCCTCTACGAGGCGTTCACCGGTGTGCGCGCGTTCGATCGCGGGGACGAGCTCGAGTCCATGCACGCCATCTGCGATGACCGGCTGGGCCGGCCGAGCTCCATGTCGCTGCCGGTATGGGAGGTGCTGGAGGTGGCGCTCTCGAAGCATCCGGAGCACCGCTTCGCCAGCGCGCTCCAGATGGCGGAGGCGCTGGCGGAGGCCTGTCCCCCGGCGCGTGAAGGGGAGGTGGGGCGGCTCATGGCCATGCACTTCCCCGAGCGCCTGCGCGGCTTCGAGCGCCTGGAGCGTGTCCACCTCTCCTCGGGGAGCTCGGCGAGCACCTCCCCCGCGCCGACGCGGCTGCGTGCCGCCGCGCCGGACAGGACGGGTCGCTAG
- a CDS encoding branched-chain amino acid ABC transporter permease — protein sequence MDTAAVVSSKPGNPTSMVPASLRGIFPVLVALPVLLLLEWLLSDSPFATYLLSIMGVNVILAVSLNIVNGMTGQFSIGHAGFMAVGAYLSGVTSLALKDVAISFLPVAVSDQVFLLVALLVGGIAAATAGFLVGLPSLRLRGDYLAIVTLGFGEIIRVAVTNTEAFGRALGLSGIPQTSSVAMVGFWVFLVVLVARRIAGSSHGRSLWAIREDEVAAEAMGVNTTGYKVRAFVISSFFAGVAGALFAHFVPIINPGSFTFVKSMEIVVMVVLGGLGSTTGAIVAAVFLTLLPEGLRSLFTTFGTGGSLAQQVDQIRMPVYGLMLVVLMLSRPQGLLGTRELWEVIPRWIPRRRKGM from the coding sequence ATGGATACCGCCGCCGTCGTTTCCTCCAAGCCAGGGAATCCCACCTCCATGGTTCCCGCCTCCCTTCGCGGCATCTTCCCCGTCCTGGTCGCCCTGCCCGTGCTGCTCCTGCTGGAGTGGCTGCTGAGCGACTCGCCGTTCGCCACCTACCTGCTCTCCATCATGGGGGTGAACGTCATCCTCGCGGTGAGCCTCAACATCGTGAACGGGATGACGGGCCAGTTCTCCATCGGCCACGCGGGCTTCATGGCGGTGGGGGCCTACCTCTCCGGCGTGACGTCGCTGGCGCTCAAGGACGTGGCCATCTCCTTCCTCCCCGTGGCGGTGAGCGACCAGGTGTTCCTGCTGGTGGCGCTGCTGGTGGGCGGTATCGCCGCGGCCACCGCGGGCTTCCTGGTGGGCCTGCCCAGCCTGCGCCTGCGCGGTGACTACCTGGCCATCGTGACGCTGGGCTTCGGGGAGATCATCCGCGTGGCGGTGACGAACACCGAGGCCTTCGGGCGGGCGCTGGGGTTGAGCGGCATCCCCCAGACGTCCTCGGTGGCCATGGTGGGCTTCTGGGTGTTCCTCGTGGTGCTGGTGGCGCGCCGCATCGCGGGCTCGAGCCATGGCCGCAGCCTGTGGGCCATCCGCGAGGACGAGGTGGCCGCCGAGGCCATGGGCGTCAACACCACGGGCTACAAGGTGCGCGCCTTCGTCATCTCGTCCTTCTTCGCGGGCGTGGCCGGCGCGCTGTTCGCGCACTTCGTCCCCATCATCAACCCGGGCTCCTTCACCTTCGTGAAGTCGATGGAGATCGTCGTGATGGTGGTGCTGGGGGGGCTGGGCTCGACCACGGGCGCCATCGTGGCGGCGGTGTTCCTCACGCTGCTGCCCGAGGGGCTGCGCTCGCTCTTCACCACCTTCGGCACCGGGGGCAGCCTGGCGCAGCAGGTCGATCAGATCCGCATGCCGGTGTACGGCTTGATGCTGGTGGTGCTGATGCTGTCGCGCCCGCAGGGATTGCTCGGCACGCGGGAGCTGTGGGAGGTCATCCCGCGGTGGATTCCTCGTCGCCGGAAGGGGATGTGA
- a CDS encoding ABC transporter ATP-binding protein yields the protein MSGPLLEAVGVSIQFGGLKALSDFNLAIHKGDLQGLIGPNGAGKTTAFNVLTGVYRPTEGEVRVAGQRVNGWLPHQINHLGLARTFQNIRLFRALTALDNVKVACRAQGALNPDGVGLGVKFRGAMRNYRDWWRALMLTPGFQAEERDLTEQAERLLEVMGLAHRRDEEARNLPYGEQRRLEIARALGTRPKVLLLDEPAAGMNTREKADLMVLIRKLRDDFDLGILVIEHDMKLVMGICEKITVLDHGETIARGAPAEVRNDRKVIEAYLGDSYLESQGGAA from the coding sequence ATGAGCGGGCCGTTGCTCGAGGCGGTGGGGGTGAGCATCCAGTTCGGGGGCCTCAAGGCGCTCTCGGACTTCAACCTCGCCATCCACAAGGGAGACCTGCAGGGGCTCATCGGCCCCAATGGCGCGGGCAAGACGACCGCGTTCAACGTGCTGACGGGCGTGTACCGGCCCACCGAGGGCGAGGTGCGCGTGGCCGGGCAGCGCGTGAACGGGTGGCTGCCGCATCAAATCAACCACCTGGGACTGGCGCGCACCTTCCAGAACATCCGCCTGTTCCGCGCCCTGACGGCGCTGGACAACGTGAAGGTGGCGTGCCGGGCGCAGGGCGCGCTCAATCCCGACGGCGTGGGCCTGGGCGTGAAGTTCCGCGGGGCGATGAGGAACTATCGCGACTGGTGGCGGGCGCTGATGCTGACGCCGGGCTTCCAGGCCGAGGAGCGCGACCTGACCGAGCAGGCCGAGCGCCTGCTGGAGGTGATGGGGCTGGCGCACCGGCGCGACGAGGAGGCGCGCAACCTGCCCTACGGCGAGCAGCGGCGGCTGGAGATCGCCCGCGCGTTGGGCACGCGGCCCAAGGTGCTGCTCCTGGACGAGCCGGCGGCGGGCATGAACACCCGCGAGAAGGCGGACCTGATGGTGCTCATCCGCAAGCTCCGGGACGACTTCGACCTGGGCATCCTGGTCATCGAGCACGACATGAAGCTCGTGATGGGCATCTGCGAGAAGATCACGGTGCTGGACCACGGCGAGACGATCGCCCGGGGCGCGCCGGCCGAGGTGCGCAACGACCGGAAGGTCATCGAGGCGTACCTGGGTGACAGCTACCTGGAGTCGCAGGGAGGCGCGGCGTGA
- a CDS encoding transcriptional regulator, whose amino-acid sequence MAAKWDKQLMDFIKRTGEELKRTGDELRTEAQKLLVEVKDPAKQAKVKEGLENLRTWAVATGKQAAERLETAARHVEETIEKTFDNREVPTSAEPQPPPAAPTRSTAQTPEPEPQPRAAKKAAARTGTQKSIGRKKTAAKAPAKTPAKKAAARTGTQKSIGRKKPARPTS is encoded by the coding sequence ATGGCCGCGAAATGGGACAAGCAGTTGATGGACTTCATCAAGCGCACCGGCGAGGAGCTGAAGCGCACCGGTGATGAGCTCAGGACCGAGGCGCAGAAGCTACTGGTGGAGGTGAAGGATCCCGCCAAGCAGGCCAAGGTGAAGGAGGGCCTGGAGAACCTGCGCACCTGGGCGGTCGCGACCGGCAAGCAGGCGGCGGAGCGCCTGGAGACGGCCGCTCGTCACGTGGAGGAGACCATCGAGAAGACCTTCGACAACCGGGAGGTCCCCACGTCGGCCGAGCCCCAGCCTCCGCCAGCCGCCCCCACCCGCTCCACCGCCCAGACGCCGGAGCCCGAGCCCCAGCCCCGCGCCGCGAAGAAGGCGGCGGCCAGGACGGGCACCCAGAAGTCCATCGGCCGCAAGAAGACGGCGGCCAAGGCCCCCGCGAAGACGCCCGCGAAGAAGGCGGCGGCCAGGACGGGCACCCAGAAGTCCATCGGCCGCAAGAAGCCCGCCCGTCCCACGTCCTGA